From Cydia pomonella isolate Wapato2018A chromosome 26, ilCydPomo1, whole genome shotgun sequence, one genomic window encodes:
- the LOC133531922 gene encoding uncharacterized protein LOC133531922, whose translation MSEETLKELIRQRGTYKGRVTKYKDYLSNIQKIDRSNITSLQIKELSLRLARLQTLFSEFDSIQTQIEMKSDKLDDQMEERDVIETQFISLISATQEIIDSHTNNDDRGSEGARTAQSTFETGPLSKIRLPTISLPSFDGNYLKWLEFRDTFEAMIHVNESIPDINKYHYLRSSLEGSASVVIKSLEFTAKNYKTAWELLCERFDNKNLLINNHMKALFHIDPQTRESHRSIRFLIDHITKNLSALKSLGRPTDSWDDVIIYLVASKLDPTTSRKWEEYKANLTDLPALSEFLKFLRTRADVLETMVACRSDKPAENKYLQPKATKAFVAAATASRKQQTHFSKAPPPPTCPVCHGAHRISECVKFKDMNVESRSSEALKLHLCLNCLRRGHNVEQCRLGSCQVCKEKHNTLLHNYNQSLSLQADNKTAGPAPVISAASACAANAIADREGTFWWGGP comes from the exons atgtCAGAGGAAACTTTAAAAGAATTAATACGTCAAAGAGGCACCTATAAGGGTCGTGTAACAAAATATAAGGATTATCTTtctaatatacaaaaaatagatCGTTCAAACATAACTTCATTACAAATTAAAGAATTAAGTCTTCGATTGGCTAGATTACAAACTTTATTTTCGGAATTTGACTCGATTCAAACAcaaattgaaatgaaaagtgataAGTTAGATGATCAGATGGAAGAAAGGGACGTCATAGAAACGCAGTTCATTTCTCTCATCTCAGCCACACAAGAGATAATTGACTCTCATACAAACAATGATGACCGTGGTTCCGAGGGTGCACGAACAGCCCAATCGACTTTCGAGACGGGCCCTCTTAGTAAAATTCGTTTACCGACCATTTCTCTCCCGTCTTTTGACGGAAATTACTTAAAATGGTTGGAGTTTCGCGACACCTTCGAAGCCATGATCCATGTGAACGAGTCCATTcctgacataaataaatatcattatttacgCTCCTCGTTAGAGGGCAGTGCCAGTGTCGTAATAAAATCACTTGAATTTACAGCTAAAAACTACAAAACGGCATGGGAATTACTGTGCGAACGATTTGATAATAAAAATCTGCTTATAAATAATCACATGAAGGCATTATTTCACATAGATCCGCAGACTCGAGAATCTCATCGGTCAATTCGATTTCTTATTGATCACATTACAAAAAACCTAAGCGCCCTTAAATCTTTAGGCCGCCCGACTGATTCATGGGATGACGTAATCATCTACTTAGTCGCAAGTAAACTCGATCCCACTACGTCAAGAAAGTGGGAAGAATATAAGGCTAACTTAACAGACTTGCCTGCATTATCCGAGTTCTTGAAATTCTTGCGCACTCGGGCCGATGTACTTGAAACAATGGTAGCTTGCAGGAGCGATAAACCAGCcgaaaataaatacctacagcCTAAGGCTACTAAGGCGTTTGTCGCTGCTGCAACTGCATCCCGCAAACAACAAACACACTTTAGTAAGGCGCCGCCACCGCCAACGTGTCCGGTGTGCCACGGCGCGCATAGGATCTCGGAGTGTGTCAAGTTCAAGGACATGAACGTCGAAAGTAGGTCAAGCGAAGCCTTGAAGTTACATCTTTGCTTGAACTGCTTGAGGCGTGGTCATAACGTCGAGCAATGCCGCCTCGGTTCGTGTCAGGTCTGTAAGGAAAAACATAAcacattattacataattataatcaatCATTATCCTTACAGGCTGATAATAAAACAGCTGGCCCGGCGCCCGTCATTAGCGCGGCCAGCGCGTGCGCCGCGAACGCGATAGCGGATCGGGAG GGCACTTTCTGGTGGGGCGGCCCATGA